Proteins encoded together in one Roseibacterium elongatum DSM 19469 window:
- a CDS encoding L-malyl-CoA/beta-methylmalyl-CoA lyase translates to MSFRIQPQPVARPNRCQLFGPGSRPAIFEKMAGSDADVINLDLEDSVAPDDKTEARKNVIAAIGDVDWGSKTLSVRINGLDSPYWYRDVVDLLEQASERLDQIMIPKVGNASDIYAVDALVSSIEAAKGRGKAIGFEVIIESAAGIAHVEDIAAASPRLHAMSLGAADFAASMGMQTTGIGGTQENYYMHHEGQRHYSDPWHWAQAAIVAACRTHGVLPVDGPFGDFSDDEGFRAQARRSATLGMVGKWAIHPKQVTLANEVFTPSEDAVAEAREILEAMEKAKAEGAGATVYKGRLVDIASIKQAEVIVKQAEMIAAS, encoded by the coding sequence ATGAGCTTTCGCATTCAGCCGCAACCCGTCGCCCGCCCAAACCGCTGCCAGTTGTTCGGCCCCGGCTCGCGCCCTGCGATCTTCGAGAAGATGGCCGGCTCGGACGCGGATGTGATCAACCTCGACCTCGAAGATTCGGTCGCCCCCGATGACAAGACCGAGGCCCGCAAGAACGTCATCGCGGCCATCGGCGATGTGGATTGGGGCAGCAAGACGCTGAGCGTTCGGATCAACGGGCTCGACAGCCCGTACTGGTATCGCGACGTGGTCGACCTGCTGGAACAGGCCAGCGAGCGCCTTGACCAGATCATGATCCCCAAGGTGGGCAACGCATCCGACATCTACGCCGTCGACGCGCTCGTGTCGTCGATCGAGGCCGCCAAGGGGCGGGGCAAAGCCATCGGGTTCGAGGTCATCATCGAATCGGCCGCCGGCATCGCCCATGTCGAGGACATCGCCGCCGCCAGCCCCCGCCTGCACGCCATGAGCCTGGGCGCCGCCGATTTCGCGGCGTCGATGGGGATGCAGACCACGGGCATCGGCGGCACGCAGGAAAACTACTACATGCACCACGAGGGACAGCGCCATTACAGCGATCCGTGGCACTGGGCGCAGGCCGCCATAGTCGCCGCTTGCCGCACGCATGGGGTTCTGCCGGTCGACGGCCCGTTCGGCGATTTCTCGGATGATGAGGGCTTCCGCGCACAGGCTCGCCGCTCGGCCACGCTGGGCATGGTCGGCAAATGGGCGATCCACCCCAAGCAGGTGACGCTGGCCAACGAGGTCTTCACCCCGTCCGAGGACGCCGTGGCCGAGGCACGCGAAATCCTGGAAGCTATGGAAAAGGCCAAGGCCGAAGGCGCCGGCGCAACCGTCTACAAGGGACGTCTGGTCGATATCGCCTCGATCAAGCAGGCCGAGGTGATCGTCAAGCAGGCCGAGATGATCGCCGCCAGCTGA
- the def gene encoding peptide deformylase, with the protein MAVRPVVLAPDPVVSRRCAAVERFDGALGELAMDLLQTLYAAEGRGLAAPQIGVSARIFVTDTTWKAGKPSPTVFVNPEIVAASENTAIYEERCLSIPDRAVRVTRPAWVDLRWCALSGEVRQARFDGFDAVCVQHERDHLDGILITEAAAP; encoded by the coding sequence ATGGCGGTGCGCCCGGTCGTCCTTGCCCCCGACCCGGTGGTGTCGCGGCGCTGCGCGGCGGTCGAGCGGTTCGACGGAGCCTTGGGCGAGTTGGCGATGGACCTTCTGCAAACGCTTTATGCGGCCGAGGGTCGCGGCCTTGCCGCGCCGCAGATCGGTGTGTCGGCGCGCATCTTCGTCACTGACACGACGTGGAAGGCGGGAAAGCCGAGCCCCACGGTCTTCGTGAACCCCGAGATCGTTGCCGCGTCCGAGAACACGGCGATCTACGAGGAACGCTGCCTGTCGATCCCCGACCGTGCCGTGCGCGTCACGCGGCCCGCATGGGTGGACCTGCGCTGGTGCGCTCTGTCGGGCGAGGTCCGTCAGGCGCGGTTTGACGGGTTCGACGCCGTCTGCGTCCAGCACGAGCGTGACCACCTCGATGGCATCCTCATCACCGAGGCCGCCGCGCCATGA
- a CDS encoding MalY/PatB family protein — protein sequence MSFDEIIDRRGTHCVKWDAMESIYGVSPDTGLAMWVADMDFRPPNCVQDAVRAMLDHGIYGYFGDDSAYNAAIQWWMDHRHGWMVNPEWIFTTHGLVNGTSMCLDAFTNEGEGVVLFTPVYHAFAKVIRASNRDLRELEMAIEDGIYRLDFEAFDAQMTGNEKMLVFCSPHNPGGRVWTREELEGVAEFARRHDLIVVSDEIHHDLVMPGQSHIPMAKIDGLADRLVMMTAATKTFNIAGAHVGNVIIADPDLRARFGARMMALGMSPNSFGLHMVTAAYSPEGAAWVDELMRYVATNAQVFDAGIADIPGVTSMPLQSTYLSWVDFSGTGMAREEFTARVEKQAGIAANHGPTFGKGGDSWLRFNLAAPRSVIEDAVSRLQRAFGDLQ from the coding sequence ATGAGTTTCGACGAGATCATCGACCGACGCGGCACGCATTGCGTCAAATGGGATGCCATGGAGTCCATTTATGGTGTTTCCCCCGACACCGGGCTGGCCATGTGGGTCGCCGACATGGATTTCCGCCCGCCAAACTGCGTGCAGGACGCCGTGCGTGCGATGCTCGATCACGGGATCTATGGCTATTTCGGCGACGACAGCGCCTACAATGCTGCGATCCAGTGGTGGATGGACCATCGCCACGGCTGGATGGTGAACCCCGAGTGGATCTTTACCACCCATGGGCTGGTGAACGGCACGTCCATGTGCCTCGACGCCTTCACGAACGAGGGCGAAGGGGTGGTTTTGTTCACGCCCGTCTATCACGCCTTCGCCAAGGTGATCCGCGCCTCGAACCGCGACCTGCGCGAATTGGAGATGGCGATCGAGGATGGCATCTACCGCCTCGATTTCGAGGCATTCGACGCCCAGATGACCGGCAACGAAAAGATGCTGGTCTTCTGCTCGCCCCATAATCCCGGTGGCCGCGTCTGGACCCGCGAAGAGCTCGAGGGCGTGGCCGAGTTCGCGCGCCGCCATGACCTGATCGTCGTGTCCGACGAGATTCACCATGATCTGGTGATGCCGGGGCAGTCGCATATCCCGATGGCGAAAATCGATGGTCTGGCCGACCGGCTGGTGATGATGACGGCCGCCACCAAGACCTTCAACATCGCCGGCGCCCATGTCGGCAACGTGATCATTGCCGATCCCGACCTGCGCGCCCGCTTCGGCGCACGGATGATGGCCCTTGGCATGTCCCCCAACAGTTTCGGCCTGCACATGGTTACCGCCGCCTACTCGCCCGAGGGCGCGGCCTGGGTGGACGAGTTGATGCGCTATGTCGCCACGAATGCCCAGGTGTTCGATGCCGGGATCGCGGACATTCCCGGCGTCACCTCGATGCCGCTGCAATCCACTTACCTGTCCTGGGTCGATTTCTCGGGCACCGGCATGGCGCGCGAGGAATTCACCGCCCGTGTCGAGAAACAGGCCGGGATTGCCGCGAACCACGGGCCGACCTTTGGCAAAGGCGGCGACAGTTGGCTGCGCTTCAACCTTGCCGCGCCGCGCTCGGTGATCGAGGATGCGGTCTCACGGCTGCAACGCGCCTTCGGCGATCTTCAATAG
- the fmt gene encoding methionyl-tRNA formyltransferase, whose amino-acid sequence MRLIFMGTPEFSVPVLEALVAEGHEVACVYSQPPRPAGRGKKDRKSPVHVAAEAHNLPVRHPKSLRNDAAQADFAALQADVAVVVAYGLILPQPVLDAPLHGCLNIHASLLPRWRGAAPIQRAIMAGDAETGVCIMQMEAGLDTGPVLLRRAIPIHPEETAAALHDRLSVLGAEAIVDALRRLPDLSPKMQSDEGVTYAEKIDKAEARVDWTEPAEAIDRKIRGLSPFPGAWTMIAGTRVKLLGSRMAAGAGRPGEVLDGLTVACGRGAVEITRVQPQGKPPMATADWLRGARLSPGTMLGTEEGTA is encoded by the coding sequence ATGCGCCTGATCTTCATGGGCACGCCCGAGTTCTCGGTTCCCGTCCTCGAGGCGCTCGTGGCCGAGGGGCACGAGGTGGCCTGTGTCTATTCCCAACCGCCCCGGCCCGCGGGACGCGGCAAGAAAGATCGCAAAAGCCCCGTGCATGTCGCGGCCGAGGCGCATAACCTGCCGGTGCGCCACCCCAAAAGCCTGCGCAACGACGCGGCGCAGGCGGATTTTGCCGCCCTGCAGGCGGATGTTGCCGTGGTGGTCGCCTACGGGCTGATCCTGCCGCAGCCCGTGCTCGATGCGCCACTGCATGGCTGCTTGAACATCCATGCCAGTCTGCTGCCGCGCTGGCGCGGGGCAGCGCCGATCCAGCGCGCGATCATGGCGGGTGATGCGGAAACCGGCGTTTGCATCATGCAGATGGAGGCGGGTCTGGACACGGGCCCGGTCCTGTTGCGCCGGGCCATCCCCATCCACCCCGAGGAAACCGCCGCCGCGTTGCATGACCGCCTCTCGGTCCTGGGGGCCGAGGCCATTGTCGACGCGCTGCGTCGTCTTCCCGATCTGTCGCCCAAGATGCAGTCCGATGAGGGCGTGACCTATGCCGAAAAGATCGACAAGGCCGAGGCGCGTGTCGACTGGACCGAGCCAGCCGAGGCGATCGATCGCAAGATCCGCGGCCTCTCGCCTTTTCCGGGCGCCTGGACCATGATCGCGGGCACGCGGGTGAAACTGCTGGGGTCGCGAATGGCAGCGGGTGCGGGCAGGCCGGGCGAGGTGCTGGACGGCTTGACCGTCGCCTGCGGCCGGGGTGCGGTCGAGATCACGCGCGTGCAGCCCCAAGGCAAGCCGCCCATGGCGACCGCCGACTGGCTGCGCGGCGCAAGGCTCAGCCCCGGCACGATGCTGGGCACAGAGGAAGGGACAGCCTGA
- a CDS encoding acetyl-CoA carboxylase carboxyltransferase subunit alpha — protein sequence MHYLDFEKPLAELEGKAEELRALARRNEEANVEDEAAALDKKAADMLVDLYKNLTPWRKCQVARHPERPHCEAYIKALFTEYTPLAGDRNFADDHAVMGGLARFDDQPVIVIGHEKGHDTKTRIERNFGMARPEGYRKAVRLMDMADRFGLPVITLVDTPGAYPGKGAEERGQSEAIARSTEKCLQVGVPVISIIIGEGGSGGAVAFATADRLAMLEHSVYSVISPEGCASILWKDAEKMREAAEALRLTAQDLHKLGVCDLVIKEPLGGAQRDTEATITEVGKSIRAMLAQLKDATRDELIASRRRKYLDMGSKGLAA from the coding sequence ATGCACTATCTCGACTTCGAAAAACCGCTGGCCGAGCTTGAGGGCAAGGCCGAGGAATTGCGCGCCCTGGCGCGCCGCAACGAAGAGGCGAATGTCGAGGACGAGGCCGCCGCGCTGGACAAGAAGGCGGCCGACATGCTGGTCGATCTGTACAAGAACCTGACCCCCTGGCGGAAATGCCAGGTGGCCCGTCACCCCGAACGGCCCCATTGCGAGGCCTATATCAAGGCCTTGTTCACCGAGTATACGCCGCTGGCCGGCGATCGGAACTTTGCCGACGATCATGCGGTCATGGGGGGGCTGGCGCGATTCGACGATCAGCCCGTCATCGTCATTGGCCATGAAAAGGGCCATGACACCAAGACCCGGATCGAGCGCAATTTCGGCATGGCCCGCCCCGAGGGGTATCGCAAGGCGGTGCGCCTGATGGACATGGCCGATCGCTTTGGCCTGCCGGTCATCACCCTGGTCGACACGCCCGGGGCTTATCCCGGCAAGGGGGCCGAGGAACGCGGCCAGTCCGAGGCGATTGCCCGCTCGACCGAGAAATGCCTGCAAGTCGGTGTGCCGGTGATTTCCATCATCATCGGTGAGGGCGGGTCCGGCGGGGCCGTGGCCTTTGCCACCGCCGACCGACTGGCGATGCTGGAACACTCGGTCTATTCGGTCATTTCGCCCGAGGGTTGCGCCTCGATCCTTTGGAAGGACGCCGAAAAGATGCGAGAGGCCGCCGAGGCCCTGCGCCTGACGGCGCAGGATCTGCACAAGCTGGGCGTTTGCGACCTGGTCATCAAGGAGCCTTTGGGCGGTGCCCAACGCGATACCGAGGCCACCATCACAGAGGTCGGCAAATCCATCCGCGCGATGCTGGCCCAACTCAAGGACGCGACACGCGACGAGTTGATCGCGTCGCGGCGGCGCAAATACCTCGACATGGGGTCCAAGGGGCTGGCGGCGTGA
- a CDS encoding NTP transferase domain-containing protein, whose amino-acid sequence MAGRPLVAHVAARMAAQCSALAVNAPLADPFRAVGLPVIPDAVPGQGPLGGILAAMDWAAACGAGRVVTVAVDTPFLPPDLVARLARIDAPAVLAEAADGLHPVAGLWSVGLRDDLRAALAQSMRKVRLWADSVGAQSVLFEDAEAFFNVNTPEDLAKADMILQARTAAFDTILVVDWSARAAPSPAKPSKDAIHIGMARNGRLAGSYHRTRAHALLWLTGLMDAELRAGRRVLVVFDFPFAYPMGFGRAVTGSDDPLALWAELARRIEDDDRNANNRFNVAAALNSLFEGDGPFWGHPQSRAVAGLPFRKPAYAGFAFDERRRIEHRVPRAKSCFQLMGAGSVGSQALLGIPRLQALRDRYGDDLAVAPFQEADRPIVLAELYPGLIDGAIKSQMRDGDILDAVQVRSLARALSRLSPARLNVMLAEGDPVEGWILGHGHEAELIRALA is encoded by the coding sequence CTGGCGGGCCGCCCGCTGGTGGCGCATGTCGCCGCGCGTATGGCGGCGCAGTGTTCCGCGCTGGCGGTGAACGCGCCCCTTGCTGACCCGTTTCGCGCCGTGGGGCTGCCCGTGATCCCCGACGCCGTGCCGGGGCAGGGCCCCTTGGGCGGCATCCTCGCGGCGATGGACTGGGCCGCGGCCTGCGGCGCAGGGCGGGTCGTGACGGTGGCGGTCGACACGCCGTTCCTGCCGCCGGACCTTGTCGCCCGCTTGGCGCGCATCGACGCCCCGGCGGTGCTGGCCGAGGCGGCCGATGGGCTGCATCCGGTGGCGGGCCTGTGGTCCGTCGGGTTGCGGGACGATTTGCGCGCCGCCTTGGCGCAGAGCATGCGCAAGGTCCGGCTCTGGGCCGACAGCGTGGGCGCGCAAAGCGTGCTGTTCGAGGATGCGGAGGCGTTCTTCAACGTGAACACGCCCGAAGACCTGGCCAAGGCGGACATGATCCTGCAGGCCCGGACCGCGGCGTTCGACACCATCCTGGTGGTGGATTGGTCGGCGCGGGCCGCCCCCTCGCCCGCGAAACCCAGCAAGGACGCGATTCATATCGGCATGGCGCGGAACGGGCGGCTGGCCGGCAGCTACCATCGCACAAGGGCCCATGCGCTGCTCTGGTTGACCGGCCTTATGGATGCAGAGCTTCGGGCCGGGCGGCGGGTTCTTGTGGTTTTCGATTTTCCTTTCGCCTATCCGATGGGCTTTGGGCGGGCGGTCACAGGCTCGGACGATCCGCTGGCGCTGTGGGCGGAGTTGGCCCGGCGCATCGAGGATGACGACCGCAACGCGAACAATCGTTTTAATGTGGCCGCCGCGCTGAACAGCCTGTTCGAGGGTGACGGGCCGTTCTGGGGCCACCCCCAATCCCGGGCGGTGGCCGGCCTGCCGTTTCGCAAACCCGCCTATGCAGGTTTTGCCTTCGACGAACGCCGCCGGATCGAACACCGGGTGCCGCGCGCGAAATCCTGTTTTCAGCTGATGGGCGCAGGGTCGGTCGGGTCGCAGGCGCTGCTGGGCATCCCCAGGTTGCAGGCGTTGCGGGACCGCTATGGCGATGACCTGGCCGTCGCCCCGTTTCAAGAGGCGGATCGCCCGATCGTGCTGGCCGAGCTGTATCCGGGCCTGATCGATGGGGCGATCAAGTCGCAGATGCGCGACGGCGACATCCTCGATGCGGTGCAGGTCAGGTCGCTTGCGCGGGCCCTGTCGCGGCTGTCGCCCGCGCGGCTAAACGTCATGCTGGCCGAAGGGGACCCTGTCGAGGGGTGGATCCTTGGCCATGGGCATGAGGCTGAGTTGATCAGGGCACTGGCATGA
- the def gene encoding peptide deformylase, producing MIRPILIHPDPRLKKVVAPVPDLSDDLRVLADDMLETMYAAPGIGLAAPQIGVMNRLIVLDCAKDEGGTSRPVAMFNPEVVAQSDEMNVYEEGCLSIPEIFADVERPAEVTVAWMDRDGNAQRETFDGLWATCVQHEIDHLNGKLFIDYLKPLKRQMITRKMVKLKKERAREAG from the coding sequence ATGATAAGACCCATCCTGATCCATCCCGACCCGCGTCTGAAAAAGGTGGTCGCGCCCGTTCCCGACCTTTCGGACGATTTGCGGGTGCTGGCCGATGACATGCTGGAAACCATGTATGCGGCGCCCGGTATCGGCCTGGCCGCGCCGCAGATCGGCGTGATGAACCGCCTGATCGTGCTGGACTGCGCCAAGGACGAAGGGGGCACGTCCCGTCCTGTCGCCATGTTCAACCCCGAGGTCGTCGCACAGTCGGACGAGATGAATGTCTACGAGGAAGGCTGCCTGTCAATTCCCGAGATATTTGCCGATGTCGAGCGCCCCGCCGAGGTGACGGTCGCCTGGATGGACCGCGACGGGAACGCACAGCGCGAAACCTTCGACGGGCTGTGGGCAACCTGTGTGCAACACGAGATCGACCATCTGAACGGCAAGCTGTTCATCGATTACCTCAAGCCGCTCAAGCGTCAGATGATCACCCGCAAAATGGTCAAGCTCAAGAAAGAGCGCGCGCGGGAAGCCGGCTGA
- a CDS encoding pyridoxamine 5'-phosphate oxidase family protein has translation MRFIDTIAQLDAVYDADVVRASLTKVADHLTPLYRKWIEAARFCVLATVGPEGTDASPRGDDGPVVRVLDARTLALPDWRGNNRIDSLRNIVRDGRVSLMFMVPGSDNVMRINGTARLTADPHMTGSFLQRGKHPRSVIVVTVDEVYYQCAKALMRSDLWARGDESARVPTAGQMTRQMDAGFDAETYDRTYPEQAKERMW, from the coding sequence ATGAGGTTCATCGACACGATTGCGCAGCTCGACGCCGTCTATGACGCCGATGTCGTGCGCGCGTCCCTGACCAAGGTCGCCGATCATCTGACGCCGCTTTACCGCAAATGGATCGAGGCCGCGCGGTTCTGTGTTCTGGCCACCGTCGGCCCCGAAGGCACCGACGCCAGCCCGCGGGGCGATGACGGGCCCGTGGTGCGCGTGCTGGATGCACGCACCCTCGCCCTGCCCGACTGGCGCGGCAACAACCGCATCGACAGCCTGCGCAATATCGTGCGCGACGGGCGCGTCAGCCTGATGTTCATGGTCCCGGGCTCCGACAATGTGATGCGCATCAATGGCACCGCCCGGCTGACCGCCGACCCGCACATGACCGGCAGCTTTCTGCAAAGGGGCAAACATCCGCGGAGCGTGATCGTCGTGACGGTGGACGAGGTCTACTATCAGTGTGCCAAGGCGCTGATGCGCTCGGACCTTTGGGCGCGCGGTGACGAAAGCGCGCGGGTGCCCACGGCCGGTCAGATGACCCGCCAGATGGACGCAGGCTTTGACGCCGAAACCTACGACCGGACCTATCCAGAACAGGCAAAGGAGCGGATGTGGTAA
- a CDS encoding CIA30 family protein, whose protein sequence is MTPVADLDWSYLADTVMGGVSQGQARMEGGAIRLTGTVSTENRGGFIQTRTALPDGLPAGTTALRLRVRGNGERYFIHLRTTRTRLPWQYFQAGFPTTATWSEVTLPLSGFEPSGRLMRSRIAPEEVRSIGLVAYGRDHEADVSLSEIGAA, encoded by the coding sequence ATGACCCCGGTTGCAGATCTCGACTGGTCCTACCTTGCCGATACCGTCATGGGCGGTGTCTCGCAGGGGCAGGCGCGTATGGAGGGCGGCGCGATCCGCCTGACAGGCACCGTATCGACCGAAAACAGGGGCGGGTTCATCCAGACGCGAACGGCCCTTCCCGACGGTTTGCCCGCGGGCACCACGGCGCTGCGCCTGCGCGTGCGGGGCAATGGCGAGCGCTATTTCATTCATCTGCGCACAACCCGCACCCGCCTGCCCTGGCAATATTTTCAGGCGGGCTTTCCGACGACGGCGACATGGTCCGAGGTGACCCTGCCCTTGTCCGGGTTCGAGCCCTCCGGCCGCTTGATGCGCAGCCGTATCGCCCCCGAGGAGGTGCGCTCGATCGGGCTTGTCGCCTATGGCCGCGACCATGAGGCGGATGTTTCGCTGTCCGAGATCGGTGCGGCCTAG
- a CDS encoding DMT family transporter: MSRHHPLFGVALAAVGALMLTPDTLLMRMSGMDGLQMLGWRGVLMGAVMLSVWAVLRHGKRRADIAALASLAGLGVVLSQAVNGALFSIGIAIAPVTVVLLGVATVPVFAAVFSRLMLGEPTSRATWVTITAVLAGIALAILGKPDASAPWDAASLWGGLMGLGVAACLAFSFVLIRRAGGLPILPAVGGGALVAGAVGVALTGPAQMDHGAVWAIAITGVLILPAGFFALSVAARHTAAANVSLLMLLETVLGPLWVWLGYGEAPTPLMLAGGAVVIGSLALYLLRQRRGA, from the coding sequence ATGAGCCGGCACCATCCCCTTTTCGGTGTCGCGCTGGCGGCGGTCGGGGCCCTGATGCTGACCCCCGACACGCTGTTGATGCGGATGTCCGGTATGGACGGCCTGCAGATGCTGGGCTGGCGCGGTGTGCTGATGGGCGCGGTGATGCTGTCTGTCTGGGCCGTGTTGCGCCATGGGAAACGGCGTGCCGATATCGCGGCGCTGGCCAGTCTGGCGGGGCTGGGCGTTGTCCTGTCTCAGGCGGTGAACGGGGCCCTGTTCTCCATCGGGATCGCCATCGCGCCGGTCACGGTTGTTCTGCTTGGCGTGGCGACGGTGCCGGTTTTTGCCGCCGTTTTCTCGCGGTTGATGCTGGGCGAGCCGACCAGTCGCGCAACATGGGTGACCATCACCGCTGTTCTGGCCGGGATCGCGCTGGCCATTTTGGGAAAGCCCGATGCAAGCGCCCCGTGGGACGCGGCCAGCCTTTGGGGCGGTCTGATGGGGTTGGGTGTGGCGGCCTGCCTTGCCTTTTCCTTCGTGCTGATCCGGCGGGCGGGCGGATTGCCCATTCTGCCGGCCGTCGGGGGTGGCGCGTTGGTGGCAGGCGCGGTGGGGGTGGCCCTCACCGGGCCGGCGCAGATGGACCACGGCGCGGTCTGGGCGATTGCCATCACAGGCGTGCTGATCCTGCCAGCCGGGTTCTTTGCGCTGTCAGTCGCCGCGCGTCACACGGCGGCGGCGAACGTGTCGCTGCTGATGCTGCTGGAAACCGTGCTGGGGCCGCTGTGGGTCTGGCTGGGCTATGGCGAGGCCCCCACGCCGCTGATGCTGGCGGGCGGGGCCGTCGTCATCGGCAGCCTCGCCCTGTATCTGTTGCGTCAGCGCCGTGGCGCGTGA
- the def gene encoding peptide deformylase produces MTARPCIPWPDKRLRTPAEPVAEVTDEIRGIWDDMIDTMEAVPGVGLAAPQIGVMLRLAVVDASDERGFAVRLANPEIVASGPGTRPHDEGSPNLPGVHARIVRPDPVVVAFTDHHGLRVRREFTGLWATSVQHQIDHLNGRMYFDNLSKVKRDMLLRKARKAT; encoded by the coding sequence ATGACCGCACGCCCCTGTATTCCGTGGCCTGACAAACGCCTGCGCACCCCGGCCGAGCCCGTGGCCGAGGTCACCGACGAGATCCGCGGCATCTGGGACGACATGATCGACACGATGGAGGCGGTGCCGGGCGTTGGCCTTGCCGCGCCGCAGATCGGCGTGATGCTGCGCCTTGCCGTGGTCGATGCCAGCGACGAACGCGGCTTTGCCGTGCGGCTGGCCAACCCCGAAATCGTTGCATCGGGCCCCGGCACCCGCCCCCATGACGAGGGCAGCCCGAACCTGCCGGGGGTGCATGCCCGCATTGTTCGGCCTGACCCTGTGGTCGTCGCCTTCACCGATCATCATGGCCTGCGCGTCCGGCGCGAGTTCACGGGCCTGTGGGCCACCTCGGTTCAGCATCAGATCGATCACCTGAACGGGCGCATGTATTTCGACAACCTGTCCAAGGTAAAGCGTGACATGCTGCTGCGCAAAGCAAGGAAAGCCACCTGA
- a CDS encoding AzlD domain-containing protein — MTFSDAEIWMIIAALGAGTFLIRFSFLGLIGDRPLPEWLLRHLRYTPVAILPALVAPLVVWPEATGGQPDPTRLGAAAITIAVGYILKSPLWAIVSGIVAFLGLGALF; from the coding sequence ATGACATTCAGCGACGCCGAAATCTGGATGATCATCGCCGCGCTCGGGGCGGGCACGTTCCTGATCCGGTTTTCCTTTCTCGGGCTGATCGGGGACCGCCCCCTGCCCGAATGGTTGCTGCGTCACCTGCGCTACACGCCCGTGGCCATCCTGCCCGCCCTTGTCGCGCCGCTTGTCGTCTGGCCCGAGGCCACGGGGGGCCAACCCGACCCGACGCGCCTGGGCGCGGCCGCGATCACGATCGCCGTCGGCTACATCCTGAAAAGCCCACTTTGGGCCATCGTCAGCGGCATCGTCGCCTTCCTCGGCCTCGGCGCGCTTTTCTGA
- a CDS encoding AzlC family ABC transporter permease, with product MPSANSPRAAFWRGARDAAPFTIVVVPFGALFGVVGTEAGLDLWQVMGFSFLVIAGASQFAALQLMTENAPAFVAVASALAVNLRMAMYSASLAPHLGAAPIWKRALIAYLTVDQTYALAVQRYEDEPTAPLAEKIAFFFGACLPIVPLWYLASLGGILAGSAIPSDWGLDFIVPITFLALVAPGLRTMAHVAAALAAVILALLAAGLPWNLGLLVGGLGGMIVGAEVERRMTRAGTFQ from the coding sequence ATGCCATCTGCCAATTCCCCCCGCGCCGCATTCTGGCGCGGCGCCCGCGATGCCGCGCCCTTCACCATCGTCGTCGTGCCCTTCGGCGCGCTTTTCGGCGTGGTCGGCACCGAGGCCGGCCTCGACCTGTGGCAGGTGATGGGGTTCTCCTTTCTGGTGATCGCCGGGGCCTCGCAATTCGCCGCCCTGCAACTGATGACGGAAAACGCCCCTGCCTTTGTCGCGGTCGCCTCGGCGCTGGCCGTCAACCTGCGCATGGCGATGTATTCCGCCTCGCTCGCGCCGCATCTGGGGGCCGCACCGATCTGGAAACGCGCCCTGATCGCCTACCTGACCGTCGATCAGACCTATGCCCTTGCCGTCCAGCGCTACGAGGATGAGCCCACCGCGCCCCTTGCGGAAAAGATCGCCTTTTTCTTCGGTGCCTGCCTGCCCATCGTCCCGCTCTGGTATCTCGCCTCGCTCGGCGGGATCCTCGCCGGAAGCGCCATTCCCTCGGACTGGGGCCTCGACTTCATCGTTCCGATCACCTTCCTCGCCCTGGTCGCACCGGGGCTGCGCACCATGGCCCATGTCGCCGCCGCTCTGGCCGCCGTCATCCTCGCGCTTCTGGCCGCGGGTTTGCCCTGGAACCTCGGGCTGCTGGTCGGCGGCCTGGGCGGCATGATCGTCGGGGCCGAGGTCGAACGCCGCATGACACGCGCGGGGACCTTCCAATGA